The genome window CGAAGACTGCCCCGAAGGCAAGGATGAACTTCAGACAGAAATCAACGTAGTTACCAACCGAGAGCATGGGCGTCATGGACTCCGTTTTGTATGTCAGGAGAAAGCCCATGGCAAAGGGAAGTACAAAGAGGAAACAGAAGGCAGCGCCGAAGAGGAAGAGAACGGTAGCTGTCACCACAAAGGGTCCGACGTATTTTTTTTCCTTCTGGAGCAGCCCCGGGGATATGAACTTCCATACCTGATGAAGCAGTATCGGGAGGGTAAGGATGAGGCCAGCGACAAAAGAGACCTTGAGGTGCATCCAGAATGCCTCTCCCGGCGCGGTAAAGATAAGGGAGGCGTTCTTGATATTCGACGGCACGAGCGATATAAAGGGATACTTCATGGCAAAGCCGATCTCGAATCTCATGGGAAAGGTAAGTGCCCTGAAGAGGTCTTCGGAGTAGTTGAATGTGACAAGGAAGCCCGCAAAAAGGGCCACGAGAGAGACGACAATCCTCTTCCTCAGTTCGGAGAGGTGTTCGGTAAAAGGCATCTTCTCTTCAGTCATTCTTCGGGCTTTCCCCTTTTCTCTTTTTCATCGGAGACAGGCTCGTCGGCCTTCTCGCCTTTTTCCCGCGGTGGCTCTTCAGGCATACCTGCTAAGGACTGAGGAATGTCGGTCTTGTCAGGTTTAGCAGGCTGATCGAGTTCGGAATCAATCTGTGCCTTCGCCTCCTGGAGGGCCTTCTTCAATTCGGCAAGACCTTTGCCGAGGCTTCTGCCGAGTTCGGGCAGGCGTTTTGGGCCGAAGACAAGGAGGGCCACGACAAAGATAACGATCAACTCCTGAATTCCCAGGTCGAACATCAGTCTACCACATCATACACTTTCTTGATCTTTTGCTTTTCCACATTGAACAGGTAGGTCAATGAAAGGAGGATCCGGTATACGGGGCTTCTGTTCTTCAGGTCAAAACCGACCCCGATCGTTGTGAGGATGTCGTCGCTGGTAAAAAGCCGGTACCCAAAGCGTGCCTCCAGTCTGTCAAGTCTCCCGGAGTAGCTCTTTTTCCCATAGAGCTCGCCGAGGATCCTGAAGCTGTGTGACGCCGAGAAATCGATTCCCGCCGCAAAGGTCAAATCGTCTTTAAATCTCTCAGTGAAGGGTTTCGAATAGAAGAGATTTGCGTGTCCGTAAAAGGGGCCCACCTTTTTGCTGACCGCAAGCCCGCCGCCGATGCTCCCTTCCGTACTGATCTCATCTTTCCCTGTAGGAAGGGACCCTGTTGCTACAACGGCAACGGAGGGTCCATATTTCCCTTCGTCAAAGAACCGGTATCTGAGGGCGAGCGATGTGTCCTCAAAACCGTTGATGGGATAATCGTTGCCTCCATCGTAATAGGGAATGCTTACATCAAGCTCCAGGGAATCCAAGATCCCGTAGCCAAACTGACCGGTATACCGATAAAAGCCGGGGCGCTCGGATTTTTCGAATCCCAGGGCCATGCCGGCCTTCCCCTGCTTCAGGCTGTCCGCGCTGAATGTGGAAAAGACACCGTAAGGGGGAAGAGGTTGCGGGCCTTTCAGGTCAAGACCATGGGCATAATCTGTGAAGAGAGGGACGGCGAGGAGGAAGAAAAAGATGTATTTTTTCATCCCTTGAAAATACCAGAAAAAAACTCTATCTGTCAACGATTTACCGAGGTTGACATTCCTTCTGATTGTGATATTATGAGGAAAAGGCGGGCCACCTATGCGGTTAGGGATACACCGCCAGCTTGCCAGCGCTGAGGAAACTGCATCATTGAACGTCGTAAAAACAAGGAGGAGAGGATTATGGCTTACGCAGCAAAGGACTATTCTTCGTTGATCGGGATGGAAGGGTTCAGCGAGACCCTTTTGAAGAATCATTTCACCCTCTATCAGGGTTATGT of Thermodesulfovibrionales bacterium contains these proteins:
- the tatC gene encoding twin-arginine translocase subunit TatC, with amino-acid sequence MTEEKMPFTEHLSELRKRIVVSLVALFAGFLVTFNYSEDLFRALTFPMRFEIGFAMKYPFISLVPSNIKNASLIFTAPGEAFWMHLKVSFVAGLILTLPILLHQVWKFISPGLLQKEKKYVGPFVVTATVLFLFGAAFCFLFVLPFAMGFLLTYKTESMTPMLSVGNYVDFCLKFILAFGAVFELPIVIVLLTRMGIVTPKTLARNRKYAILLAFVIAAILTPTPDAFNQTLMAVPIIFLYEAGILVSRLFVRKKIEHA
- a CDS encoding twin-arginine translocase TatA/TatE family subunit, which gives rise to MFDLGIQELIVIFVVALLVFGPKRLPELGRSLGKGLAELKKALQEAKAQIDSELDQPAKPDKTDIPQSLAGMPEEPPREKGEKADEPVSDEKEKRGKPEE